From a single Bos indicus isolate NIAB-ARS_2022 breed Sahiwal x Tharparkar chromosome 11, NIAB-ARS_B.indTharparkar_mat_pri_1.0, whole genome shotgun sequence genomic region:
- the CKAP2L gene encoding cytoskeleton-associated protein 2-like isoform X1 — protein MVRPGLSAAAEERQRKLQEYLAAKGKLKCQNTKPYLKAKNNCPNPPPSKSTIGPKKDVTNHVALPVKTTRSINIKLQSRPANITRSQRPKLEPPKLGKRLTSESVSSNPNGKPPGNSQQLRGFGSSTDGKQPRKTMGSLNIQKLKTTKQHVTDQRTAKGTDPVDNTHVENESLGGCLKEMNKENLPQDLPNSERKPNPESWTINKPQTNQTKSSLASTREVLDKSSVNSAALKEGVIKPFVEETQISVPPGKSQKLSRVADLIRPGGKPPKTLPSHFVQTLNRTQATKKTVVKDIKSIKVNRSKYERPNEAKLQSYTVTEQKVKHSKPSTHPSVLQGGCNHRHPNIKQDHKPTQACCRPQTSYALQKSKAISQRPNLTVGSFNSVIPSTPSIRANGATGNKCNNSCQQRARTLDSKFKSAPPQKCFLNKTAPRTQAGGPTISGRGVPNGAQTNPCKKIAAEDRRKQLEEWRKSKGKIYKRPPMELKTKRKIIEEMNISFWKSMEKEEEEKKAQLELSNKINNTLTECLQLIERGVLSNEVFAILSSIPEAEKFAKFWICKAKLLASKGTFDVIGLYEEAIRNGATPIQELREVVLNILQDRNRTTEGMTSNSLVAETNITSIEELAKKTESGASCLSPKESEQMSVTPQITKSEQDGHPGIKLQIAPIPRINGMPEVQDMKLITPVRRSARIERAVSRYPEMLQEHDLVVASLNELLEVEETECFIFRKNEALPVTLGFPVSES, from the exons ATGGTGCGGCCTGGACTCTCCGCCGCCGCGG AAGAGCGGCAGAGAAAGCTGCAGGAGTACCTAGCAGCCAAGGGAAAACTGAAGTGCCAAAACACCAA gCCTTACCTAAAAGCCAAGAATAATTGCCCAAATCCTCCACCTTCTAAATCT acTATTggacccaaaaaagatgttacCAACCATGTTGCCTTGCCTGTCAAAACTACAAGATCCATCAACATTAAACTGCAATCCAGACCTGCCAATATCACCAGGTCCCAGAGGCCAAAGTTGGAGCCACCAAAACTAGGCAAAAGGCTCACTTCAGAAAGTGTTTCTTCTAACCCAAACGGTAAGCCTCCTGGCAATAGTCAACAGCTGCGTGGATTTGGATCGTCCACTGATGGAAAACAGCCAAGAAAAACCATGGGATCACTTAATATACAGaaactgaaaactacaaagcagCATGTAACAGATCAAAGAACTGCTAAAGGTACAGACCCTGTGGACAATACCCATGTTGAAAATGAATCCCTGGGTGGCTGTCTAAAAGAGATGAATAAAGAGAACTTGCCCCAAGACTTACCAAACTCGGAAAGGAAGCCAAATCCTGAatcctggaccataaataagCCCCAAACTAATCAAACCAAAAGCAGTTTGGCTTCTACTAGAGAAGTCTTGGACAAAAGCTCAGTGAACAGTGCTGCTCTGAAAGAGGGAGTTATTaaaccatttgttgaagaaacacAAATCAGtgttccaccagggaagtctcagaaaCTCTCTAGAGTAGCAGACCTTATAAGACCAGGGGGAAAACCCCCCAAAACCCTCCCTTCTCACTTTGTCCAGACACTTAATAGGACTCAAGCCACAAAGAAAACAGTGGTTAAGGACATAAAGTCTATAAAGGTTAATAGAAGTAAGTATGAAAGACCAAATGAAGCTAAGTTACAGTCATACACTGTTACTGAGCAGAAAGTAAAACACAGCAAACCCAGTACACACCCCAGTGTGCTTCAAGGAGGGTGTAACCACAGACATCCAAACATTAAGCAAGATCATAAACCCACTCAGGCTTGTTGTAGACCTCAGACATCATATGCACTGCAGAAATCAAAAGCCATAAGCcaaaggccaaatttgactgttGGCAGCTTTAACTCGGTCATTCCAAGCACCCCTAGCATAAGAGCAAATGGAGCCACTGGGAATAAATGCAACAACAGTTGTCAACAAAGAGCGCGGACTCTGGACTCCAAGTTCAAAAGCGCTCCTCCCCAGAAATGTTTTCTAAACAAGACAGCTCCCCGGACTCAAGCTGGTGGCCCAACCATAAGTGGAAGAGGAGTCCCGAATGGGGCCCAAACTAATCCATGTAAGAAGATCGCGGCAGAGGATCGAAG GAAACAGTTGGAAGAATGGCGGAAATCTAAGGGGAAAATCTATAAACGGCCTCCTATGGAgcttaaaacaaaaaggaaaataatagaggAAATGAATATTTCATTCTGGAAGAgtatggaaaaagaagaggaagaaaagaaagcacaaCTTGAACTGTCCAATAAAATTAACAACACTCTGACAGAATGTCTGCAGCTCATTGAAAGG ggtGTACTTTCTAATGAAGTATTTGCCATTTTGTCCAGTATTCCTGAGGCTGAAAAATTTGCTAAATTTTGGATCTGCAAAGCAAAGTTGTTGGCAAGCAAAGGCACCTTTGATGTTATTGGGCTCTACGAAGAGGCCATTAGAAATGGGGCCACA cCAATACAAGAGTTGCGGGAAGTTGTCCTTAATATTTTGCAAGACCGAAACAGAACCACAGAAG GAATGACCTCTAACTCCTTAGttgctgaaactaacataacatcaATAGAAGAGCTGGCCAAGAAGACGGAATCTGGGGCATCTTGCCTTTCCCCAAAAGAGAGTGAACAGATGTCAGTAACACCCCAAATAACAAAGTCAGAACAGGATGGTCATCCTGGTATCAAATTACAGATCGCCCCAATCCCTCG GATAAATGGGATGCCAGAGGTGCAGGACATGAAGCTGATCACACCCGTGAGGCGTTCAGCCAGGATTGAACGAGCCGTGTCCCGCTACCCGGAAATGCTGCAGGAACATGAcctcgtggtggcttctctcaacGAGCTCTTAGAAGTGGAAGAGACTGAGTGCTTTATATTCCGCAAAAATGAGGCTTTGCCTGTAACATTAGGGTTTCCAGTCTCTGAATCATAA
- the CKAP2L gene encoding cytoskeleton-associated protein 2-like isoform X2, with amino-acid sequence MGSLNIQKLKTTKQHVTDQRTAKGTDPVDNTHVENESLGGCLKEMNKENLPQDLPNSERKPNPESWTINKPQTNQTKSSLASTREVLDKSSVNSAALKEGVIKPFVEETQISVPPGKSQKLSRVADLIRPGGKPPKTLPSHFVQTLNRTQATKKTVVKDIKSIKVNRSKYERPNEAKLQSYTVTEQKVKHSKPSTHPSVLQGGCNHRHPNIKQDHKPTQACCRPQTSYALQKSKAISQRPNLTVGSFNSVIPSTPSIRANGATGNKCNNSCQQRARTLDSKFKSAPPQKCFLNKTAPRTQAGGPTISGRGVPNGAQTNPCKKIAAEDRRKQLEEWRKSKGKIYKRPPMELKTKRKIIEEMNISFWKSMEKEEEEKKAQLELSNKINNTLTECLQLIERGVLSNEVFAILSSIPEAEKFAKFWICKAKLLASKGTFDVIGLYEEAIRNGATPIQELREVVLNILQDRNRTTEGMTSNSLVAETNITSIEELAKKTESGASCLSPKESEQMSVTPQITKSEQDGHPGIKLQIAPIPRINGMPEVQDMKLITPVRRSARIERAVSRYPEMLQEHDLVVASLNELLEVEETECFIFRKNEALPVTLGFPVSES; translated from the exons ATGGGATCACTTAATATACAGaaactgaaaactacaaagcagCATGTAACAGATCAAAGAACTGCTAAAGGTACAGACCCTGTGGACAATACCCATGTTGAAAATGAATCCCTGGGTGGCTGTCTAAAAGAGATGAATAAAGAGAACTTGCCCCAAGACTTACCAAACTCGGAAAGGAAGCCAAATCCTGAatcctggaccataaataagCCCCAAACTAATCAAACCAAAAGCAGTTTGGCTTCTACTAGAGAAGTCTTGGACAAAAGCTCAGTGAACAGTGCTGCTCTGAAAGAGGGAGTTATTaaaccatttgttgaagaaacacAAATCAGtgttccaccagggaagtctcagaaaCTCTCTAGAGTAGCAGACCTTATAAGACCAGGGGGAAAACCCCCCAAAACCCTCCCTTCTCACTTTGTCCAGACACTTAATAGGACTCAAGCCACAAAGAAAACAGTGGTTAAGGACATAAAGTCTATAAAGGTTAATAGAAGTAAGTATGAAAGACCAAATGAAGCTAAGTTACAGTCATACACTGTTACTGAGCAGAAAGTAAAACACAGCAAACCCAGTACACACCCCAGTGTGCTTCAAGGAGGGTGTAACCACAGACATCCAAACATTAAGCAAGATCATAAACCCACTCAGGCTTGTTGTAGACCTCAGACATCATATGCACTGCAGAAATCAAAAGCCATAAGCcaaaggccaaatttgactgttGGCAGCTTTAACTCGGTCATTCCAAGCACCCCTAGCATAAGAGCAAATGGAGCCACTGGGAATAAATGCAACAACAGTTGTCAACAAAGAGCGCGGACTCTGGACTCCAAGTTCAAAAGCGCTCCTCCCCAGAAATGTTTTCTAAACAAGACAGCTCCCCGGACTCAAGCTGGTGGCCCAACCATAAGTGGAAGAGGAGTCCCGAATGGGGCCCAAACTAATCCATGTAAGAAGATCGCGGCAGAGGATCGAAG GAAACAGTTGGAAGAATGGCGGAAATCTAAGGGGAAAATCTATAAACGGCCTCCTATGGAgcttaaaacaaaaaggaaaataatagaggAAATGAATATTTCATTCTGGAAGAgtatggaaaaagaagaggaagaaaagaaagcacaaCTTGAACTGTCCAATAAAATTAACAACACTCTGACAGAATGTCTGCAGCTCATTGAAAGG ggtGTACTTTCTAATGAAGTATTTGCCATTTTGTCCAGTATTCCTGAGGCTGAAAAATTTGCTAAATTTTGGATCTGCAAAGCAAAGTTGTTGGCAAGCAAAGGCACCTTTGATGTTATTGGGCTCTACGAAGAGGCCATTAGAAATGGGGCCACA cCAATACAAGAGTTGCGGGAAGTTGTCCTTAATATTTTGCAAGACCGAAACAGAACCACAGAAG GAATGACCTCTAACTCCTTAGttgctgaaactaacataacatcaATAGAAGAGCTGGCCAAGAAGACGGAATCTGGGGCATCTTGCCTTTCCCCAAAAGAGAGTGAACAGATGTCAGTAACACCCCAAATAACAAAGTCAGAACAGGATGGTCATCCTGGTATCAAATTACAGATCGCCCCAATCCCTCG GATAAATGGGATGCCAGAGGTGCAGGACATGAAGCTGATCACACCCGTGAGGCGTTCAGCCAGGATTGAACGAGCCGTGTCCCGCTACCCGGAAATGCTGCAGGAACATGAcctcgtggtggcttctctcaacGAGCTCTTAGAAGTGGAAGAGACTGAGTGCTTTATATTCCGCAAAAATGAGGCTTTGCCTGTAACATTAGGGTTTCCAGTCTCTGAATCATAA